One window of Burkholderia vietnamiensis LMG 10929 genomic DNA carries:
- a CDS encoding outer membrane lipoprotein carrier protein LolA, with translation MSSLPRPCPPRSSSLPSFTLLHALRGAARTLVIAAAAACALPAHAADAGPAWTLDRLMATLAQHKSGRATFTETKTLSIAAEPLESSGELVFVAPDHLEKHTLRPKPEHLVVDGDMLTVERNDRKYALALARYPELGAFIDSIRATLAGNRYALEQLYKVVVDGHGDDWTLTLTPLDARMLKVVSSITLDGTRDVLRSVAIRQADGDHSTMRLQPAPANR, from the coding sequence ATGTCGTCGTTGCCGCGGCCCTGCCCCCCGCGGTCGTCGTCGTTGCCGTCGTTCACGCTGCTCCATGCGCTACGCGGCGCCGCCCGCACGCTCGTCATCGCGGCGGCCGCGGCCTGCGCGCTGCCCGCCCACGCGGCCGACGCCGGCCCCGCGTGGACGCTCGACCGGCTGATGGCGACGCTCGCGCAGCACAAATCCGGCCGCGCGACCTTCACCGAGACGAAGACGCTGTCGATCGCGGCCGAGCCGCTGGAATCGTCGGGCGAGCTCGTGTTCGTCGCGCCCGACCATCTCGAGAAGCACACGCTGCGCCCGAAGCCCGAGCATCTCGTGGTCGACGGCGACATGCTCACCGTCGAGCGCAACGACCGCAAATACGCGCTCGCGCTCGCGCGCTATCCCGAGCTGGGCGCGTTCATCGACAGCATCCGCGCGACGCTCGCCGGCAATCGCTATGCGCTCGAACAGCTCTACAAGGTGGTGGTCGACGGACACGGCGACGACTGGACGCTCACGCTCACGCCGCTCGATGCGCGGATGCTGAAGGTCGTCAGCTCGATCACGCTCGACGGCACGCGCGACGTGCTGCGCAGCGTCGCGATCCGGCAGGCCGACGGCGACCATTCGACGATGCGCCTGCAACCGGCGCCCGCGAACCGATGA
- a CDS encoding polysaccharide deacetylase family protein: protein MNEPSANGRHPSGPARRWKPTPLIAGTVALHAGALAAVLAQPGAWPWAVGSVFASHAALTAAGLWPRSTLLGPNWTRLPADAGRRIALTIDDGPDPEVTPRVLDLLERHDARATFFCIGDLARRHPRWIEAIVARGHAVENHSQRHRHTFSLTGPAALRREIAAAQQTLTELTGTRPQFFRAPAGLRNPFLEPVLCELGLQLASWTRRGFDTRTRDAGIVAQRLLHGLAPRDILLVHDGHAARDARGVPVVLDVLPALLRAAADAQLQWTTLRAAAAAEPPAAGVRPGLQGTPFDKL, encoded by the coding sequence ATGAACGAGCCGTCGGCCAATGGGCGGCACCCGAGCGGCCCTGCGCGCCGCTGGAAGCCGACGCCGCTGATCGCCGGCACGGTCGCGCTGCATGCGGGCGCGCTCGCGGCCGTGCTCGCGCAACCGGGCGCGTGGCCTTGGGCTGTCGGCAGCGTGTTCGCGTCGCACGCCGCGCTGACGGCGGCCGGCCTGTGGCCGCGCAGTACGCTGCTCGGCCCGAACTGGACGCGGCTGCCGGCCGACGCCGGCCGCCGGATCGCGCTGACGATCGACGACGGCCCGGACCCCGAGGTCACGCCGCGCGTGCTCGACCTGCTCGAGCGCCACGACGCGCGCGCGACGTTCTTCTGCATCGGCGATCTCGCGCGTCGGCATCCGCGCTGGATCGAGGCGATCGTCGCGCGCGGTCACGCGGTCGAGAACCACAGCCAGCGGCATCGTCACACGTTCTCGTTGACGGGGCCCGCCGCGCTGCGGCGCGAGATCGCGGCCGCGCAGCAGACGCTGACCGAACTCACCGGCACGCGCCCGCAGTTCTTTCGCGCGCCGGCCGGGCTGCGCAATCCGTTCCTCGAGCCGGTGCTGTGCGAGCTCGGCCTGCAGCTCGCGAGCTGGACGCGCCGCGGCTTCGACACGCGCACGCGCGACGCGGGCATCGTCGCGCAGCGGCTGCTCCACGGCCTCGCGCCGCGCGACATCCTGCTCGTGCACGACGGGCACGCCGCGCGTGATGCGCGCGGCGTACCGGTCGTGCTCGACGTGCTGCCCGCGCTGCTGCGCGCGGCTGCCGACGCGCAATTGCAGTGGACCACGCTGCGCGCCGCCGCCGCGGCCGAGCCGCCCGCAGCGGGCGTCCGGCCGGGCCTGCAAGGGACCCCG
- a CDS encoding MMPL family transporter has product MNERPRSAGPVARHSPAWRQPAVLVWALALVACAAAIARANFTADLSAFLPRAPSAAQRVLVDQLRDGIVSRLILVAIDGGDAATRAALSRRIARTLRDDRQFSAVNNGEAANDARDRQFVFDHRYLLSPAVNPQRFSADGLHRALGDSLDLLSSSAGLVAKALLPRDPTGEVTALVDQLDNGAQPALRDGVWASRDGTRAVLVVQTAAAGADTDAQARALDAVRRAFGAATQTLPDRAAYTLAMTGPGVFSVDTRDTIRHDVERLSTASIVLIVALLLTLYRSPRTLALGLLPVLTGIAAGIAAVGVAFGTVHGLTLGFGTTLIGEAVDYSIYLFVQSARADSRNVARAGDATRAWIAAYWPTIRLGVLTSVCGFASMLFSGFPGLVQLGLYSIAGLTAAALVTRFVLPHLRGEHVAIRDVSRLGALLARAAAAAPRLRWPLALLVAAACATLVIHRDGLWSRELAALSPVPGSAQALDARLRADVGAPDVRYLVVISAPSEQAALERAEQVAGQLQPLVDRGALAGFETPARYLPSDAAQRARQASLPAADVLAARMRDAVANQPVSVKPELFAPFIADVDAARRAPLLTRADLRGTSMAVAVDALLTERNGRWNAMLPLRAADRARSASSAAAAPDAAAALDTAAIRAAVARAGVRDALFVDLKAEADRLYVDYVREDLRLSLAGFAAIAVLLLIALRSPRRALRALAPLVAAVLVVAAAFALARVPLTILHLVGMLLIVAVGSNYALFFCKREDAQPVTPYTLVSLLVANAATVAGFGLLALSHVPLLETFGLTVGPGAMLALAFAAILSPRATDTAEASEAPDAPPAHRPHHNQTGGRS; this is encoded by the coding sequence ATGAACGAGCGCCCCCGCTCGGCCGGCCCCGTCGCACGGCATTCGCCCGCCTGGCGGCAACCCGCGGTGCTCGTATGGGCACTGGCGCTGGTCGCGTGCGCGGCGGCGATCGCCCGCGCGAATTTCACCGCCGATCTGTCCGCGTTCCTGCCGCGTGCGCCGAGCGCCGCGCAGCGCGTGCTCGTCGACCAGCTGCGCGACGGGATCGTGTCGCGGCTGATCCTGGTGGCGATCGACGGCGGCGATGCGGCCACGCGCGCCGCGCTGTCGCGGCGCATCGCACGCACGCTGCGCGACGATCGGCAGTTCTCGGCGGTGAACAACGGCGAAGCCGCGAACGACGCGCGCGACCGGCAGTTCGTGTTCGATCATCGCTACCTGCTGAGCCCGGCGGTGAACCCGCAACGCTTCAGCGCGGACGGCCTGCACCGCGCGCTCGGCGACAGCCTCGACCTGCTGAGTTCGTCGGCGGGGCTCGTCGCGAAGGCGCTGCTGCCGCGCGACCCGACCGGCGAGGTGACGGCGCTCGTCGACCAGCTCGACAACGGCGCCCAGCCCGCGCTGCGCGACGGCGTGTGGGCGTCGCGCGACGGCACGCGCGCGGTGCTGGTCGTGCAGACGGCCGCGGCCGGCGCCGACACCGATGCGCAGGCGCGCGCGCTCGACGCCGTGCGGCGCGCGTTCGGGGCGGCGACGCAGACGCTGCCGGACCGCGCCGCCTACACGCTCGCGATGACCGGCCCCGGCGTGTTCTCGGTCGATACGCGCGACACGATCCGCCACGACGTCGAGCGGCTGTCGACGGCGAGCATCGTGCTGATCGTCGCGCTGCTGCTCACGCTGTACCGCTCGCCGCGCACGCTCGCGCTCGGGCTGCTGCCGGTGCTCACCGGCATCGCGGCCGGCATCGCCGCGGTCGGCGTCGCGTTCGGTACGGTCCACGGGCTCACGCTCGGCTTCGGCACCACGCTGATCGGCGAAGCCGTCGACTACTCGATCTACCTGTTCGTCCAGTCGGCGCGCGCCGATTCGCGCAACGTCGCGCGCGCAGGCGACGCGACCCGCGCATGGATCGCCGCGTACTGGCCGACGATCCGGCTCGGCGTGCTGACGTCCGTGTGCGGGTTCGCGTCGATGCTGTTCTCCGGCTTTCCGGGTCTCGTGCAGCTCGGGCTGTATTCGATCGCCGGCCTGACGGCCGCCGCGCTCGTCACGCGCTTCGTGCTGCCGCATCTGCGCGGCGAGCACGTCGCGATTCGCGACGTGTCGCGGCTCGGCGCGCTGCTCGCGCGCGCGGCGGCCGCGGCGCCGCGGCTGCGCTGGCCGCTCGCGCTGCTCGTCGCGGCCGCGTGCGCGACGCTCGTCATCCATCGCGACGGCCTGTGGAGCCGCGAGCTTGCCGCGCTCAGCCCCGTCCCCGGGAGCGCGCAGGCGCTCGATGCACGGCTGCGGGCCGACGTCGGCGCCCCGGACGTGCGCTATCTCGTCGTGATCTCGGCGCCGAGCGAACAGGCGGCGCTCGAACGCGCGGAGCAGGTCGCCGGGCAGTTGCAGCCGCTCGTCGATCGCGGCGCGCTCGCCGGCTTCGAAACGCCCGCCCGCTATCTGCCGAGCGACGCCGCGCAGCGCGCGCGGCAGGCGAGCCTGCCGGCCGCCGACGTGCTCGCCGCCCGCATGCGCGACGCGGTCGCGAATCAGCCGGTTTCCGTGAAGCCCGAGCTGTTCGCGCCGTTCATCGCCGATGTCGACGCCGCGCGCCGCGCGCCGCTGCTCACGCGCGCCGACTTGCGCGGAACCTCGATGGCCGTTGCCGTCGATGCACTGCTGACCGAGCGCAACGGCCGCTGGAACGCGATGCTGCCGCTGCGCGCGGCGGATCGCGCACGCAGCGCGTCGTCGGCCGCGGCGGCGCCCGATGCCGCGGCCGCGCTCGACACGGCGGCGATCCGCGCGGCCGTCGCGCGCGCCGGCGTGCGCGATGCGTTGTTCGTCGACCTGAAGGCAGAAGCCGATCGCCTGTACGTCGACTACGTGCGCGAGGACTTGCGGCTGTCGCTGGCCGGCTTCGCGGCGATCGCCGTGCTGCTGCTGATCGCGCTGCGCTCGCCGCGTCGCGCGCTGCGCGCGCTCGCGCCGCTGGTCGCGGCCGTGCTGGTGGTGGCAGCCGCGTTCGCGCTCGCCCGTGTGCCGCTGACGATTCTGCATCTGGTCGGCATGTTGCTGATCGTCGCGGTCGGGTCGAACTATGCGCTGTTCTTCTGCAAGCGCGAAGATGCGCAACCGGTGACGCCGTACACGCTCGTGTCGCTGCTGGTCGCCAACGCCGCGACGGTGGCGGGCTTCGGCCTGCTCGCGCTGTCGCACGTGCCGCTGCTCGAAACCTTCGGGCTGACCGTCGGCCCTGGCGCGATGCTCGCGCTCGCGTTCGCGGCGATCCTCTCGCCGCGGGCGACGGACACTGCCGAAGCATCGGAAGCACCGGACGCACCGCCCGCGCACCGCCCGCATCACAATCAGACAGGAGGTCGCTCATGA